The Papilio machaon chromosome 2, ilPapMach1.1, whole genome shotgun sequence genome segment cagaaaaaaataataataaaaaataaataaagtttttttttgatataataattatcagaatatagaattaaacaaaatcttaCCCGATCAAGGTGATTTTTATCGAGGAACAGAGGCTCCAGCGTGAAGAACGTCAGGTCagagaaaaatgtcaaagCCATCCCTATGATTATGTTATCATACACCAAATCTTTCAGAAGTGTTAAATCTAAGAACTCTGCTACAGTTTGCCTGCGAAAAATGAGCGAGATTTAGCAAATATGTATGAATTGAAAAATAGAGTAAGCCCAATTTCAGTGTCCTATCTGAGAATTTTCTGATAAAGAAAGGTACTATCCTTTGTGATAGATAGATAAAGgagatataatttttctatatcTTTTCCTCTGTCTTATGTTCTAACGGTAGGCAAGGCATTtacaacttatttaattattgctaAACTATAAGCAGTGGTCGCTTACAACAAAAGACCTGCTTGCTTGTCGTcacaaaaaaaggaaaatgttCTACTGTATTCATTAAAAGAGGTTTAATGTAAAGTTGCTTACCATTTTccttctttgtttttaattattggcATTGGTTCAGCTGCAATACCACCAAAGTTACCTAAACTGGATACAGACGCTGCTTTATAtagattttctaaataaacattatcattagaattaaatttgctaTCTGTCCTTGCGTCATCTGGAATTAAGACTACGGGTATACTCAGTCTTCTAGAGTCCACTAATTTCGGCACTAGAAGTAATTCAGATCtatctttttgtttatctgTATTAACTATCAACAAATTTTCAACCGATTTCGCTTCatctgatttattttctttaatttttggaaaattaaatttattttcctcaGTAGCTGTAGCAGGTGTGGGCGGAATAActgaaaaatagattttttttaatattcttatacttaatgtatatatattaaaataattataaaaaaaatatattaaacttacgAACAATCTTTTCACAAGATTTTATCTGTTTGATCATATGCCATTTTACTGGATGCATTACTAATGCACCAAATATGCTGTGCGCTGATATTGCGCATAAAATGGCCAATGTTCCTCTAAAGCCGTACTctgttattgtaaatttgataaataacgGATAAATCATAGTTATAAGTCCTATTGAAGCTTTACATAGACTAagatataatacttttttccTTGTGAAATAGCTGTTGAAACTTGTATATGATGTGGGTATAAGTAAACCCATTCCTAATCCTTGTAGGAATCCATTTGTTACTATTAATTGGGTTGTAGACGTTACGAATATAGCTAAAAATGATGCTAAAGTATATATACTGGCTCCTATCAGACCAACTTGCCTTAGAGATAATTTCTTCAAAGCAATGTTTGCTGAAAAACCTGaaacaagaaattaattttaagtattgtCCATCTCTATGAATCacttaaacaaaaattcaacAACTAAAAGACTCACGTAGTCACATCACGTAgtctttcattttaaaacaaagtattgACAATAACTTTAGTACTACGTCCCGATAATTTAGCCGTTGAAATGTAAATAGTATGGACACGATCTAGTAAAAC includes the following:
- the LOC123722415 gene encoding monocarboxylate transporter 9-like, yielding MGVNGGNFGGSECDDKNYEMVPPEGGWGYLVCVGLSVIFIAGTAHQPVFGFIYNDFLDELGAGTGAVTVVYGVFQVTMALAGFSANIALKKLSLRQVGLIGASIYTLASFLAIFVTSTTQLIVTNGFLQGLGMGLLIPTSYTSFNSYFTRKKVLYLSLCKASIGLITMIYPLFIKFTITEYGFRGTLAILCAISAHSIFGALVMHPVKWHMIKQIKSCEKIVLIPPTPATATEENKFNFPKIKENKSDEAKSVENLLIVNTDKQKDRSELLLVPKLVDSRRLSIPVVLIPDDARTDSKFNSNDNVYLENLYKAASVSSLGNFGGIAAEPMPIIKNKEGKWQTVAEFLDLTLLKDLVYDNIIIGMALTFFSDLTFFTLEPLFLDKNHLDRGQIANIIATGGATDMSARLLLGVSGQFFRMNSRYMFYVGALLTAIFRIVFIQYTSYIPLLVLTGILGAIRSLLHIAQPIVMAEHVPIERYPPAYGLYMLLAGGISLTIGPMIGFIRDYTGNYVLAFSLLTMCNVLCVVPWTMEAILKYMRHKKNSKCVQG